In a single window of the Elaeis guineensis isolate ETL-2024a chromosome 6, EG11, whole genome shotgun sequence genome:
- the LOC105047211 gene encoding pentatricopeptide repeat-containing protein At1g71420 yields the protein MAEAPDPSPDDGTLHILRLCSLGRLSEALSALQSPALHPSSTYAAVLHACARHRLLAAGRSLHRLLLSRHPSPGLFLSNHLLNFYAKCGRLDIARCLFDGMSHRNLVSWTSLLSGYAQHGLHDRCFRLLAAMLSHHLPNEFALAAALSACACAGARHYGCGCQVHALASKISLDANVFVGNALITMYSRCAGHGDDGWSVFRSMPFRNLITWNSMIAGLNLNGQPCRSLYLFAHMHRIGIGFDRATLVSIIPSCSSLRDCHQLHCLTVKTCHFSQAEVATALVKAYSGLGGSVDDCYRVFSGVKEHDIVSWTGIITSRAEQEPEEAIRLFCQLRRHGFEPDRYTFSSVVKACAGFATEMHCSAIHSLIVRSGFGDGMVLSNAMIHAYARCGSVKLAESVFEQMVVRDVVSWNSMIKAYAAHGRGREALRAFEHMDVPRDSATFVGLLTACSHCGLVTEGQDIFKSMSEVYGITPQLDHYSCMVDILGRAGKLLEAEDMINRMPMVPDSVIWSALLGACRKHGEARIGEKAAQKLMELEPQNSVGYVMMSNIYCEAGSLGDAALVRKEMKECGVKKEPGLSWVGIGKHVHKFSVGGRHHPQREAIYVELKRLADKLKEMGYVADTRLVSHETEEEHKEERLLHHSEKLALTFALMNASATQDSIRIMKNIRICEDCHNFMKLASKGVKKEIIVRDANRFHHFVDGFCSCGDYW from the coding sequence ATGGCAGAGGCCCCCGACCCTTCCCCCGACGATGGCACCCTCCACATCCTTCGCCTCTGCTCCCTCGGCCGCCTCTCTGAGGCCCTTTCCGCCCTCCAATCCCCGGCCCTTCATCCCTCCTCCACCTATGCTGCCGTCCTCCACGCCTGCGCCCGCCACCGCCTCCTCGCCGCCGGCCGCTCCCTCCACCGCCTTCTCCTCTCCCGCCACCCTTCCCCCGGCCTTTTCCTCTCCAACCACCTCCTCAACTTCTACGCCAAGTGTGGCCGCCTCGACATCGCCCGCTGCCTGTTCGACGGAATGTCCCACCGCAACCTCGTCTCCTGGACCTCTCTCCTCTCCGGCTACGCGCAACACGGCCTCCACGACCGCTGCTTCCGCCTCCTCGCCGCAATGCTCTCCCACCACCTCCCCAACGAGTTCGCCCTCGCCGCCGCCCTCAGCGCCTGCGCCTGCGCCGGGGCCCGCCACTACGGCTGCGGCTGCCAGGTACACGCCCTCGCCTCTAAGATCTCCCTTGACGCCAATGTCTTCGTCGGGAACGCCCTCATCACCATGTATTCCCGCTGCGCCGGCCATGGGGACGATGGCTGGTCCGTCTTCCGGTCCATGCCTTTCCGAAATCTCATCACTTGGAATTCCATGATTGCAGGGCTCAACCTAAATGGTCAACCATGCCGGTCGCTATATCTCTTTGCCCACATGCATCGGATTGGCATCGGGTTTGACCGGGCAACACTAGTCAGCATCATCCCCTCATGTTCTAGCCTTCGAGATTGCCACCAATTGCACTGTCTCACAGTAAAAACCTGTCATTTTTCTCAGGCCGAAGTCGCTACTGCTCTTGTGAAGGCCTACTCAGGGCTTGGTGGGAGTGTGGACGACTGCTATAGAGTGTTCTCGGGGGTTAAGGAACATGACATTGTCTCTTGGACGGGCATCATAACTTCACGTGCTGAGCAAGAGCCTGAAGAGGCAATCCGTCTCTTTTGCCAGCTTCGTCGGCATGGTTTTGAACCTGATAGGTATACATTCTCTAGTGTTGTCAAGGCTTGTGCAGGATTTGCAACGGAGATGCATTGCTCGGCTATCCATTCGCTTATTGTGAGGTCTGGGTTTGGAGATGGCATGGTGCTTTCCAATGCTATGATCCATGCATATGCTCGGTGTGGTAGCGTTAAGCTTGCAGAGAGTGTATTTGAACAAATGGTGGTTCGTGATGTGGTATCATGGAACTCAATGATCAAAGCTTATGCTGCTCATGGCCGAGGCAGGGAAGCATTGCGAGcttttgaacatatggatgttccacGTGATTCTGCCACATTTGTTGGACTTCTCACAGCATGCAGCCATTGTGGGCTAGTAACTGAAGGTCAGGATATCTTTAAATCTATGTCTGAAGTCTATGGAATTACCCCTCAGCTCGATCACTATTCTTGCATGGTTGACATTCTTGGGCGTGCTGGAAAACTGTTAGAGGCTGAGGATATGATCAACAGAATGCCTATGGTGCCTGATTCTGTCATATGGAGTGCATTGCTTGGGGCATGCAGGAAGCATGGGGAGGCCAGGATTGGGGAAAAAGCAGCTCAAAAGTTGATGGAATTGGAGCCCCAAAACTCAGTTGGTTATGTAATGATGTCCAACATCTATTGTGAGGCCGGAAGCTTAGGTGATGCAGCCCTTGTGAGGAAGGAGATGAAGGAGTGTGGGGTGAAGAAAGAGCCAGGGCTGAGCTGGGTTGGGATAGGGAAACATGTTCATAAGTTCTCAGTGGGTGGCCGACACCACCCACAACGAGAAGCAATATATGTTGAGCTCAAAAGGCTTGCAGATAAACTGAAGGAAATGGGTTATGTGGCAGACACAAGACTGGTATCACATGAGACAGAGGAGGAGCATAAGGAAGAGCGACTTTTGCATCATAGTGAGAAGTTGGCCTTGACTTTCGCACTTATGAATGCTTCTGCTACTCAGGATAGTATAAGAATTATGAAGAATATCAGGATCTGTGAGGATTGCCACAATTTCATGAAGCTGGCATCTAAAGGTGTCAAGAAAGAGATTATAGTGAGGGATGCAAACCGATTCCATCATTTTGTTGATGGTTTCTGCTCATGTGGTGACTATTGGTGA